A genomic region of Methanosarcina thermophila TM-1 contains the following coding sequences:
- a CDS encoding PAS domain S-box protein: MKYFFINSPDPILRVGKDGRILYSNKAGKILLETLKSQVGEIAPAEILKAARQVALRQTPAQTELKAGERTYSITLTPIFPCEGTIISATEITSLKKAEEGALLRKREHAVLSRIYELSLSIPDFQALLNQVLPLVSDALGVEYCGVLKLLPDGNFLFEAGVGWNSKNIGKIIKRDSASRAGYTVLSSQPILLEELDRKNSIRTMGLEENQGIISGISVLIGSIEKPYGVLTAHSMRKEKFTEEDARFIKAVVVILSFTIQQRETEIALRDKVYFLETLLDTIPAPVFYKNREGVYEGCNELFANIILGSSKEKVIGHTIDELFDSIPPEFGEVYKQMDRQLFQKGGSQVYESKVMCSDGLKRDFIFNKAVYKSSCGNIEGIIGVMLDITGRKKMEERLRKSEERYRIIAEQTGQLIYDIDLRNGHVEWAGAITELTGYSNKEIQNLDFYGWLDHIHPEDYRRVQQSLKNCWNTGGKINEEFRFKRKDGSYFYVRNKGVYLRDEDGCICRVLGVMEDVTEIKKSSEKLKESEELYRSFLQNFKGISFKLDRNFNPLFLEGAVEEITGYTEKDLFSGKIGFFDLVVQEDVPFLKRSREKMISSPNSIMEYEYRIRRKDGNVRWVHELIHNVCDASGETIFIQGYAYDITQRKKAEETLEKAEKIGMREIHHRIKNNLQIVSSLLSLQAEKFEDKKVIEAFRESENRVVSMSIIHEELYKSEDAASVDFAAYLRKLTSDILHSYRIGNEKIRLILEVENTPLGIDTAIPLGIVINELFSNSLKYAFPKGTEGKIRISLSRDEPERGKTGDAEGKKPPEEPSRFTLTYSDNGARFPEYIDFKKPKTLGLQLVNALVDQINGTIELERGNETKFTIRFEDRGSASKM, translated from the coding sequence ATGAAATATTTTTTTATAAATAGCCCTGATCCTATTCTGAGAGTAGGAAAAGACGGAAGAATTCTTTATTCAAATAAGGCAGGAAAAATTTTACTTGAAACTCTTAAAAGCCAGGTTGGAGAAATAGCTCCTGCTGAAATTTTGAAGGCTGCCCGCCAGGTAGCACTTCGACAGACACCTGCACAAACTGAATTAAAAGCAGGCGAAAGAACTTATTCAATTACCCTTACTCCCATATTTCCCTGCGAAGGCACGATTATCTCAGCAACTGAGATTACTTCCCTTAAAAAAGCTGAAGAGGGAGCACTTTTAAGAAAAAGAGAACATGCAGTGCTTTCCAGAATTTACGAGCTTTCTCTCTCAATCCCCGATTTTCAAGCTCTGCTCAATCAGGTTCTGCCTCTAGTTTCAGATGCACTTGGCGTAGAATACTGCGGCGTCCTGAAACTCCTGCCTGATGGGAATTTTTTGTTTGAGGCAGGAGTTGGCTGGAACTCGAAAAATATAGGCAAGATAATTAAAAGAGACTCAGCCTCACGCGCAGGCTATACCGTACTCTCGAGCCAGCCTATCCTGCTAGAAGAACTGGATAGAAAAAATTCCATCAGGACAATGGGCCTTGAAGAAAACCAGGGCATAATTAGCGGGATAAGTGTGCTCATAGGAAGCATTGAAAAACCCTATGGGGTGTTGACAGCACACAGCATGAGGAAAGAGAAATTTACTGAAGAAGATGCTCGTTTCATAAAAGCGGTTGTAGTAATCCTCTCTTTTACAATTCAACAGAGAGAGACGGAAATCGCACTCAGAGACAAGGTATATTTCCTGGAAACATTGCTGGATACTATTCCGGCTCCTGTATTTTACAAGAACCGTGAGGGTGTTTATGAGGGCTGCAATGAGCTCTTTGCAAATATAATACTCGGGAGTTCAAAAGAAAAAGTGATCGGGCACACCATAGATGAGCTTTTTGATTCAATTCCTCCAGAATTCGGAGAGGTTTATAAGCAAATGGACAGACAGCTGTTCCAGAAAGGAGGAAGCCAGGTTTACGAGTCTAAAGTAATGTGCTCTGATGGGCTCAAAAGGGACTTTATTTTCAATAAAGCCGTGTACAAAAGCTCCTGCGGGAATATAGAAGGGATTATAGGAGTTATGCTTGATATCACAGGGCGAAAGAAAATGGAAGAGAGGCTGCGAAAAAGTGAAGAGCGATACCGCATTATTGCAGAACAAACAGGGCAGCTGATATATGATATTGACCTGAGAAACGGTCATGTTGAATGGGCAGGGGCAATAACTGAACTTACAGGCTACAGTAATAAAGAAATTCAGAACCTGGATTTTTACGGCTGGCTTGATCACATTCACCCTGAAGATTACAGAAGAGTTCAGCAATCATTGAAGAACTGCTGGAATACAGGCGGAAAAATTAATGAAGAATTCAGGTTCAAGCGGAAGGATGGAAGCTATTTTTATGTGAGAAATAAAGGGGTGTATTTGAGAGATGAAGATGGCTGTATATGCCGGGTTCTTGGGGTAATGGAAGACGTTACCGAGATTAAGAAGTCTTCAGAGAAATTGAAGGAAAGCGAAGAACTTTACAGGTCGTTCCTGCAAAATTTCAAAGGAATCTCTTTTAAGCTTGACAGGAACTTCAATCCTCTTTTTCTTGAGGGAGCTGTTGAAGAAATAACCGGGTATACGGAGAAAGATCTTTTTTCAGGCAAAATAGGATTCTTTGACCTTGTTGTCCAGGAAGACGTGCCGTTTCTCAAACGGAGTCGGGAAAAAATGATTTCTTCCCCGAACTCCATTATGGAGTACGAGTACAGGATCAGGCGGAAAGATGGAAACGTAAGATGGGTTCATGAGCTAATTCACAATGTCTGCGACGCCTCTGGAGAGACCATCTTTATCCAGGGGTATGCCTATGACATTACTCAGAGAAAAAAAGCCGAGGAAACCCTTGAAAAGGCAGAAAAAATAGGTATGAGAGAAATTCATCACCGGATCAAGAATAACCTTCAGATAGTTTCATCCCTTCTCAGTCTTCAGGCTGAAAAGTTCGAGGACAAAAAGGTTATTGAAGCCTTCAGGGAAAGTGAGAACCGTGTAGTTTCTATGTCCATAATCCATGAAGAGCTCTACAAATCAGAGGACGCGGCAAGCGTTGATTTTGCAGCATACCTCAGAAAATTGACTTCGGACATCCTTCACTCTTACAGGATAGGAAATGAAAAAATAAGGCTTATTCTCGAGGTTGAGAATACACCTCTTGGAATCGATACAGCAATTCCCCTGGGAATTGTGATTAATGAACTTTTCTCAAACTCTCTTAAATATGCATTTCCTAAAGGTACAGAAGGAAAGATCAGGATTTCCCTTTCCCGAGATGAACCTGAAAGGGGAAAGACAGGAGACGCTGAGGGAAAGAAACCTCCAGAGGAGCCTTCAAGGTTTACCCTCACCTATTCTGACAATGGAGCTCGTTTTCCGGAATATATCGATTTCAAGAAGCCCAAGACTTTGGGCTTGCAGCTTGTAAACGCCCTGGTTGATCAGATTAACGGAACAATAGAGCTCGAAAGAGGAAACGAGACAAAATTCACGATCAGGTTTGAAGATCGGGGATCAGCTTCAAAAATGTAA
- a CDS encoding hydantoinase/oxoprolinase family protein, translated as MLIGIDVGGTTTDAVLIRNGEVCSTAKVPTEPGRLLNSLLEAFDAVSRGVPPEQLERVVFSTTVITNLIAEGKTDRVALVLIPGPGVNPKSYSFPDSFYLKGAMDYRGREIQPLDEAEIRKTVELIRESGFTRAAIISKFGQRNPSHELMIEKIFREIYPGCKLELGHKVSGKLNFPRRVATTMLTSATREYYQEFVEKIMKALEERRIRAPVFILKADGGTLPVEKSIEFPVETIFSGPAASTIGALALTPQDQTSVVVDIGGTTTDLALILSGKPLLASKGAKLGGFLTHVRAFAVRSIAVGGDSVVRVRESDTGEKILTIGPDRAGPACCMGGEETTPTDALNVLGLINVGNPELSSKAIKATASELGKSEAETAALIVDKAAQMIADAVNEMFLEWEQEPAYRVWEVLQEKKARPENVVGIGGGAKGLIAGIAKKLSAKPVTPEYAEVGNAIGAAIARPTLTINLHIDTEQQIYSVAEEGEIVSLSAANLGNFNKIHLEEAEAFAAQLLRKRAEEFGISEYADEAEIVNSEVFNVVKGWYTTGRLFDVSMQIPAGLIPGWKRREKA; from the coding sequence ATGCTAATAGGAATTGATGTCGGAGGCACTACTACGGATGCAGTGCTTATCCGGAATGGAGAAGTATGCAGTACTGCCAAGGTTCCCACTGAACCAGGGAGACTTCTGAATTCTCTGCTTGAAGCCTTTGATGCGGTCAGCAGAGGTGTTCCTCCTGAGCAGCTGGAAAGGGTTGTATTTAGTACGACGGTGATAACAAATCTAATTGCTGAAGGCAAAACTGATCGTGTAGCCCTGGTGCTGATTCCGGGACCGGGTGTTAATCCGAAAAGTTACAGCTTCCCTGACAGCTTTTATCTTAAAGGAGCTATGGATTACAGGGGAAGGGAAATCCAGCCTCTCGATGAGGCTGAAATCAGGAAAACCGTGGAATTGATCCGGGAATCAGGATTTACAAGAGCAGCCATTATAAGCAAATTTGGGCAAAGAAACCCTTCCCATGAACTGATGATAGAAAAAATCTTCAGGGAAATCTATCCCGGCTGCAAACTGGAACTCGGGCATAAGGTTTCAGGAAAACTGAATTTCCCGAGAAGGGTAGCTACTACCATGCTCACTTCTGCCACCAGGGAGTACTATCAGGAGTTTGTCGAGAAGATCATGAAAGCTCTTGAGGAGAGAAGAATTCGGGCTCCCGTATTTATCCTGAAAGCTGATGGAGGGACTCTCCCGGTTGAAAAATCAATAGAATTCCCTGTAGAAACTATATTTTCGGGTCCTGCAGCGAGTACGATTGGAGCTCTTGCCCTTACCCCGCAGGATCAGACTTCAGTTGTAGTGGACATAGGAGGGACTACGACAGATCTTGCACTAATTCTTTCAGGCAAGCCGCTTCTGGCTTCTAAAGGCGCAAAACTCGGAGGTTTCCTCACACACGTTCGGGCTTTTGCTGTCCGTTCAATAGCTGTAGGAGGAGACAGCGTCGTAAGGGTAAGGGAGTCGGATACAGGTGAAAAAATATTAACGATTGGTCCTGACAGGGCAGGTCCTGCTTGCTGCATGGGAGGAGAAGAGACCACCCCGACTGATGCTCTGAACGTACTTGGGCTTATCAATGTAGGAAACCCCGAACTTTCAAGCAAAGCTATTAAAGCCACAGCTTCTGAACTGGGAAAATCCGAAGCTGAAACTGCAGCTCTGATAGTGGATAAAGCTGCACAGATGATTGCTGATGCAGTCAATGAGATGTTTCTTGAGTGGGAACAGGAGCCTGCCTACAGGGTATGGGAAGTCCTGCAGGAGAAAAAGGCGAGACCTGAGAACGTGGTTGGAATAGGAGGAGGAGCAAAAGGTCTCATTGCCGGGATTGCGAAAAAACTCTCTGCCAAACCTGTCACCCCAGAGTATGCTGAAGTAGGAAATGCGATAGGGGCAGCTATTGCAAGGCCCACGCTTACCATAAACCTGCACATTGATACTGAGCAGCAGATATATTCAGTAGCTGAGGAAGGGGAGATAGTCAGTCTGAGTGCAGCAAACCTTGGGAATTTCAATAAAATACACCTCGAAGAAGCTGAAGCCTTTGCTGCACAGCTCCTTAGGAAACGTGCAGAAGAATTTGGAATTTCCGAGTATGCGGATGAAGCCGAGATTGTTAATAGTGAAGTTTTCAATGTCGTCAAGGGCTGGTATACCACAGGGCGGCTTTTTGACGTGAGTATGCAGATTCCTGCGGGCTTAATCCCGGGATGGAAAAGGAGGGAAAAAGCATGA